Within Plasmodium reichenowi strain SY57 chromosome 3, whole genome shotgun sequence, the genomic segment ATTGTGgatattcataataaaataaatttggATATTCATCAAAATGGAGAgcatcttttttttttttcaattcctcaaaattattagaagaatgaatatctattttttcatcatttgatatatgaattttatTTACTAGCCATTCACAATccatatcattttttaatatatcttgaactttattattatctaatACTTCTTGTGGTATGTATgttatatttgtattatgattttcttttattagAAACTTGGCCcattcatataaaatatgtttcatgttctctttttttaatattcttatttcttcatttttaaatactTGAAATCTTTTCAACAATAAGTCTTGTAACTCCAAATACTTTAAATTGGCTAGCATCAAAAAATGAGCCTTCGACCGaaacattataatatatatatataaaagaaaaaaatataataatataaaaatatataaatatatatatatatatatataatatgtcATATAACTTTGTTATGTtgataaataattttctaTCATTTCTAAGAATAGCCAAGAAAATATTCCACTTAAATCAATCCCAAACACATTCGGGATAATTTTctatacaaaaaaaaatatatatattcacatatatataatagacatgttaatatatatatatatatatatatatatatgtatgtatgtgtGTTCGTGTGCGTATGTATCACTTGGAAAGATCTCCTTTATTCttattacataaatatgtttatttttattttgttattttcaTAGTTACATGGAAAAATTgtacataattatttgtaaaggtgaatataaaaacaaagGGATTTAAATGAGGGTTAATCTGAGGTAGCCATTCCAACAAGcatcttatatatattataaatttgtatatcctcaaaaaataaaaaaataaaaaaataaaaaataaaaaataaaaaaatatacatacatacatacatacatacatatatatatatgtatatgtttcAATATACAcatgaagaaaaaatatgattcgttaatatgtaatttttaacatattttcatttcagttgtttttttttttatatcaatCTTTTATGTTACCTTATAAAATGTAATGATGCCAATTTTATACTTCCCTTATTTGATAAGAAGAAGctgaaaatattaaatcacacacattaaatatatatatatatatatatatatatatatgtatgtatgttaaagtataaaaatatacatatttatattattctttttttattttatacttTATTATGGGGGATACATACGATGAAGCAAACAAATTTAATTTGAAGACGCTCTTATTTGTTAGTACACCctataataaacaaaaaaaaaagaaaaaaaaaaaaaaaaaaaaaaattatatatatatatatatatttatatatatatatttatatatacatatttgtATTCGTTGTGATATTCTATTGATCCTTTCTTTACACACCCgtatattttcttttaaaaaaatatttctctGGATATTCTTCTTAATAAccttattattaattatactactattattattatttaatattattatcttatTTTTACTCTTCTGAGGGGAAACTATAAATGCCTTTAGCTTCGATATATTAGTACGCTTACTTTctatattgtttttttgatttattaataaaaaaaataaaaagaatgagaaaagaagaaaaggcatttttttgttttgttttgttGTTATAAGAACATACAtacaaagaaaaaaaaaaaaaaaaaatacaaatataattatatcaCGAAAACATATTGGAAAATGATATATcttataaaagaaaaatattatatgtcaaaaaaaaaaaaaaacaaacaaaaaaaaaaattgaaaaaagtaatataaatataatatcctttttgttatatatttaaaaaaaaaaaaaaaaaaaaaaaaatacacaaatgagaaatatgtacataaaaaagaaaaatatatatataaataaataaataaatatatatatatatatatatatatatatatgtatttatgtTTGTTTTTGTGTTGAATNNNNNNNNNNNNNNNNNNNNNNNNNNNNNNNNNNNNNNNNNNNNNNNNNNNNNNNNNNNNNNNNNNNNNNNNNNNNNNNNNNNNNNNNNNNNNNNNNNNNNNNNNNNNNNNNNNNNNNNNNNNNNNNNNNNNNNNNNNNNNNNNNNNNNNNNNNNNNNNNNNNNNNNNNNNNNNNNNNNNNNNNNNNNNNNNNNNNNNNNNNNNNNNNNNNNNNNNNNNNNNNNNNNNNNNNNNNNNNNNNNNNNNNNNNNNNNNNNNNNNNNNNNNNNNNNNNNNNNNNNNNNNNNNNNNNNNNNNNNNNttaaaaaaaaaaaaaaaaaaaaaaaaatacacaaatgagaaatatgtacataaaaaagaaaaatatatatataaataaataaataaatatatatatatatatatatatatatatatgtgtttatgtttgtttttgtgttgaattttaaaatttcctttttttaaaaaagaaaaaaaaaaaaaacctatttttataatttttatttttaaataactTTCTTATACTTCCGATAAATAATTGATAAAATGGAAGAATCTTCCTGCCCTTGTTAaggatatattataaagatTCATGTGCACATCACTTAACATAATAACacttatattatttgttgttttttttttttttaattcgatacatttttctttatatatttgttgtAAATTCTTAAAATCATAAGTTATTAAACAATTTGatgttttttttgttttgtttcTTTCTTTTGTAGAGTTTTTAAAGAGATATGTGTCATGAGAACCCTTTTCAAAAAAATCTGAACTACTATAATGATCAGACTCTAAAGACAAATTCGATATGTGTTCCTTATTTTGTTGAGGATTATATTTTGGTTTATGTctttcatttatattagtttttatttttatttttatttttgtgttttttttattttctttctttatAGTATCTATACTATCTAAGCATAATAACAATGTTGTTAATATACGACTATGATCATTATTTTGGTTAGGAGATGAAGAAGGAGATAAGGGCACATTATTTCTTTCCTTCTCatcatttaatatgttaatatatttttttttaaaataattatgtttaTCATGATCATTGTCATTTATTAATTGATTCTGAACATTGTTTGCTACAATATCTATTCCAtctattattaaaaatacatttttgtaaatatttttttttaaaatatatttacatttattaaatacttttaaaatattccTTTCAGtttcattaaaatatataccaAATAATGTATTCAAGTTTACTATATGTATATagaaatttttatattttttttttaagaaatgaaaaaaatgaatcttattcatttcttcacaattatatataaatatacgTGTATATGTTTCtaaattatacatatgtaaatacaattcattttcttcatgtaataaatttaatatgGATGATATGtgtttataaaatgttatattatgtttattaaGTTTATCATGTGATGTGGGaatctttttatttttatattgtaaGGTGGTTAAGGTTTTgtcttctttattatataaattaacaTGTTCATAATCACttccttttttatcatcactattgttatatcttttattttttttctccaCCTCCTCCTCCTTATATTTAccataaatttttttttcttttctgGGCACATCATGcaaatatttatcattttcttctactatataaaaaatagtaTCTGTTAgacttttttttttttttttttcattttttattatattatataaatataatttatattccTTATTCAATACATTAGGACATATAATGTAACATAGAAAATTCCCATGGTTCAAGTTtgttattttgttttttaaaagttCCTTAGAGAATTGTAAATTCCATATAAGATCACTTATATTGATAgtgtttatttttaaaagtttaaatttttcttttacaaaatttacatttatataatagtCCAAAGTGTTcttatactttttttttttttttacttcttcattataatgtttatataaagaataaacAAAGGAATatttaacatttttttcatatttttcccatttttcattttgtacattttgtacattttgttcccatttttcattttctacattttgtacattttgttcccatttttcattttctacattttgtacattttgttcacatttttcattttctacatttttttcatttttttcatatttttcatttttttcatttttttcatttccTTTTGTTGGACAATAAATATGATCAATGAAAATATTTGGATTCCTTACAATCAGagcataaatataattattatttgtattaacaagagttaaataattattattactttcCTTGCTTATAactaaaaaattatttccAAAAATATGATcgttttcttttttcttgtCTCTGGATGTTGTTAATAAATTATCTAAGAGCAATTCTTTTCCCACTGAacttaataaaaatataaaacgCTTCTTCTCATTAATAGAAATGTTTTCTTTCATATCTGTTTTTTCATTCTTACGATAACTAGTTGGGTAAGTGACATTCTTCTCACGATAGTcccattttttataatatataatattctcATCCTTTAGCTTAGGATTATTTACTTTTACTAATTCTTCGGGGAATTTTAATTCTTCAATATctttttgaaatatatcataaaagTTCTTCAACCGCTCAAAAGTcatgtttttattttataagcatataattaatcataatgaacaaaaataaaattaaataaataaataaatatatacatatatatatatatatatatatatgtacctgttatgtaataaaaattatatatattttttattattacatttttaaaatatcttcaataatatacatttaatatatataatattgtatatatttatgttgCCCTATCTCTAGCTACATTCTATTTTTTAACtattaaaacaaatatcTACCATTttggaaatatatatatatatatatatatatatatatatatttatttatttatttttattttttttattttttttaatttatggctatattttcattttagctggaaaaaaaaaaaaaaaaaattttttctcCTGAATtgttcataaaaaaaaaaatacatacatatatatatataatatatatatatatattagataTGTATTTGCATTAACCTAGTAGTAGTATgaaaaatgttttaaaaaaaaagttcGTAAGAAGGTTTTGTTACAAAATATGTATCGCAGGAGCCTGTAATAGTGGTAAATCATCCtttaataatgatttattaGATAGATTAAATGTTAGTCATAAAAAATCAGTTATTAGTAATGTGGATAATtattgtataaaaaataatgagaatatttttaaacttcataaaaagaaatgttCTGTAACCGATACAATAGGATTAAATGAACGAATGTTAAGTAAATTAGAAAAATGGAAATTAGAAGGCTATAATATGGatatggaaaataataatattttaaaaaattattataatttaattatggatagtaatttaatatttctatgTATAAAACATACAGAAATAAGACAAAGTGATATTCTctcatataatattataaaagatatgtataaaaatttggacaatatatatactatagtttataataatataaaagatggAACAAATACACAACACACACATACACAatcttataattttcttgatatatatgaatattttactaatattattttctacccatataatataaatgaagatCTAACAAATGTTATtaaggaaaaaattataaatttttatgaaataaCAAAAGTTACAAGTCAACAAAATGAAGACCAGTTTAAAGACCATCACgaattaaaaaaggatattagtcaagataatgataatatattaaaaaattgttatataaataagaacCTTTTGAATACTcttaataaaaaggaagaagaactcttttttcataataatcaaATGTATGATATAATCGACGAAAGTGTAAGAATTTTTCACCCCTCCATGAGTTcagaaacaaaaaattatttttacaaatttgtgaatttgaaaaaaaaagataaatctaatatgaaattatttaaCGATTATTTTAGTGAACGTATATTGAATAGGACTCCTCGGAAAATTGGTCAGGTAGAAtttgatgaaaaaaaaaataaaataataaataatgaaaatattaaaaataatgaaaatattaaaaataatggcaataataataataatgataataatgaaaataatgataataatgacaataataataataattgtgATCAAAATGAGGATTATAAggaaaattatgaaaataatgtaataaCAATGAACAATGTGAAAAATACAGAAGAAACaggaaaaaataacaaaacaAATTTATATCCTACGAACACAAATTTATATCCTGTGGACACACAAACGGTTGATAATACAATGCACCAATATAACgataattatgataaatttataaaaaaaaaaaaacaagcTTCCATTTATGAGACACCTAAAAATGAAGAGGaagatgataatgatgatacaaataaatttagagaa encodes:
- a CDS encoding hypothetical protein (conserved Plasmodium protein, unknown function) is translated as MFRSKAHFLMLANLKYLELQDLLLKRFQVFKNEEIRILKKENMKHILYEWAKFLIKENHNTNITYIPQEVLDNNKVQDILKNDMDCEWLVNKIHISNDEKIDIHSSNNFEELKKKKDALHFDEYPNLFYYEYPQFPYNYYDKKKMSNFYSLIKFPYKDILNISKNIKNMSYEEEQKKKNHQTNNNVSNNEENKINQDIVHMNNNNNNNNVNYTDHSYVYAPCEMETSKENYNQTQID
- a CDS encoding hypothetical protein (conserved Plasmodium protein, unknown function), with translation MTFERLKNFYDIFQKDIEELKFPEELVKVNNPKLKDENIIYYKKWDYREKNVTYPTSYRKNEKTDMKENISINEKKRFIFLLSSVGKELLLDNLLTTSRDKKKENDHIFGNNFLVISKESNNNYLTLVNTNNNYIYALIVRNPNIFIDHIYCPTKGNEKNEKNEKYEKNEKNVENEKCEQNVQNVENEKWEQNVQNVENEKWEQNVQNVQNEKWEKYEKNVKYSFVYSLYKHYNEEVKKKKKYKNTLDYYINVNFVKEKFKLLKINTINISDLIWNLQFSKELLKNKITNLNHGNFLCYIICPNVLNKEYKLYLYNIIKNEKKKKKSLTDTIFYIVEENDKYLHDVPRKEKKIYGKYKEEEVEKKNKRYNNSDDKKGSDYEHVNLYNKEDKTLTTLQYKNKKIPTSHDKLNKHNITFYKHISSILNLLHEENELYLHMYNLETYTRIFIYNCEEMNKIHFFHFLKKKYKNFYIHIVNLNTLFGIYFNETERNILKVFNKCKYILKKNIYKNVFLIIDGIDIVANNVQNQLINDNDHDKHNYFKKKYINILNDEKERNNVPLSPSSSPNQNNDHSRILTTLLLCLDSIDTIKKENKKNTKIKIKIKTNINERHKPKYNPQQNKEHISNLSLESDHYSSSDFFEKGSHDTYLFKNSTKERNKTKKTSNCLITYDFKNLQQIYKEKCIELKKKKTTNNISVIMLSDVHMNLYNISLTRAGRFFHFINYLSEV
- a CDS encoding GTP-binding protein EngA, putative, giving the protein MKNVLKKKFVRRFCYKICIAGACNSGKSSFNNDLLDRLNVSHKKSVISNVDNYCIKNNENIFKLHKKKCSVTDTIGLNERMLSKLEKWKLEGYNMDMENNNILKNYYNLIMDSNLIFLCIKHTEIRQSDILSYNIIKDMYKNLDNIYTIVYNNIKDGTNTQHTHTQSYNFLDIYEYFTNIIFYPYNINEDLTNVIKEKIINFYEITKVTSQQNEDQFKDHHELKKDISQDNDNILKNCYINKNLLNTLNKKEEELFFHNNQMYDIIDESVRIFHPSMSSETKNYFYKFVNLKKKDKSNMKLFNDYFSERILNRTPRKIGQVEFDEKKNKIINNENIKNNENIKNNGNNNNNDNNENNDNNDNNNNNCDQNEDYKENYENNVITMNNVKNTEETGKNNKTNLYPTNTNLYPVDTQTVDNTMHQYNDNYDKFIKKKKQASIYETPKNEEEDDNDDTNKFREYFFSKIQNNYNFEERKKDIHALKNKRIRILKNILNKKEHANPYDLININKKKYDKDIQENHTNDVPLFYCATKDIINEGNKHVDIVNKNDVKDKDLEQIDNRKINENMHRDINIEMDSTVLQNFVDDDDNNNNNNNNNNNNNKMNINSYRNKIMMNDENMCNNKDIKVCVLGEKNCGKTSLIESILKNNIINENDVYELFGKRKYINNDMSFYYKNKKIEILDTCSLSKQHKFKNEDLLFDENNRVYTNIRKSDICIYIKEIKNNNINLNKVDKKMIFYLLKEKKNIIFIVNKIDLILTNFEKKRNDFLQEFSNVFNDIPIIFLNTKNNTHINTLLNKIIHIHKMNNVIISTSLLNLFLMQFLKLFPIPWLKKKKCHFKYIKQINTNPITFLIFTNLYRKVPNNYLTFFKKKLKHEFDLRYINIQFIFKTTCDNKEKVKGRIK